Part of the Nostoc sp. ATCC 53789 genome, GACAAATTGACCAATGCCCGACGAGAAGCATCAGTTCGTCCGCTTTCATTAGTAAACCGCACTTTTGGATTGGTGCAAAATGCCCTTTCCCTAATTACATACGGTATTTTACTAGTAAATTTCTCAGTTTGGGCAGTGGTGGTACTGATTTTGGCAGCTATGCCTGTATTTATTGCCGAAACTAAGTTTGCTGGAGAAGGCTTTCGCCTATTTAGTTGGCGGGCGGCAGAAACTCGTCAACAGCACTACTTAGAAAATCTGCTAGCAAGAGAAGATTTTGTCACAGAAGTTAAACTCTACCAGTTAGGAGAGATGCTGTTAGGGCGTTACCGCAACCTGTTTCATCAACTCTATGGCGAAGACCGCGATTTGACTCTGCGGCGAGGATTCTGGGGCTATTTACTGGGTTTAGTCAGTACTGGTGCTTTTTACCTAGCTTATGCTTGGATTGTACTAGAAACAGTGCAAGGTAAGATTTCCTTGGGAGATATGACAATGTATCTCACCGTTTTTCGCCAAGGACAGTCTACTTTCTCCAATGCCCTCACATCTATTGGGGGGATGTATGAGGACAACCTATATTTATCAAATCTCTATGATTTCCTAGAAGAAGAAGTACCAAAGTCTTGGGGTAAGGCAACTATTGGTTTAAATCCCCAAGATGGTATCCGTTTTGAGAACGTATCATTTACTTATCCGGGAAGTTCTAAACCAGCCTTGACAAACATTTCGCTACACTTAAAACCCAAAGAAAAACTGGCAATTGTGGGTGAAAACGGTTCCGGTAAGACTACTTTAATCAAACTACTTACCCGACTCTACACCCCAGATTCTGGGCGAATTTTCTTAGATGGCTTGGACTTGCAGGAATGGGATGTGGATGTGTTGCGTCGTCGTATTGGTGTGATTTTCCAGAACTTTGTTCGCTATCAGTTCACTGTGGGCGAGAATATCGGCGTGGGTGATGTAGAACATCTCGAAAATAAAAACCGTTGGCAAACTGCTGCTGAAAAAGGCATGGCCCAATCTTTTATTGACCAATTACCCCAAAGCTTCCAGACTCAACTTGGTCGTTGGTTTAAAGGAGGGCAGGAACTTTCTGGGGGACAGTGGCAAAAAATTGCTTTGTCTCGTGCTTTTATGCGATCGCAAGCAGATATCTTAGTATTGGATGAACCAACATCAGCAATAGATGCTCAAGCTGAGTTTGAGATTTTCAATCATTTTCGCGCTATTACTCAAAATCAGATGGTACTTTTGATTTCCCATCGCTTCTCTACAGTCCGAATGGCTGACAAAATCGTAGTGATAGAAAATGGCGAAGTTATAGAACAGGGAACTCACGAAGAATTATTACAGCTAAAAGGGCGTTATGCCAAGTTGTTTCTGTTACAAGCAGCTGGTTATCAGTAAATCGCTAAAACCACAGTATAGTAAGCATTTCAGATTTACGGATAATTCTAATAGCGATTTGTAATCATAGCTTTTCTTCATCAAACGAGTTACATCATAGCCTCCTCCTCCCTTGGGAGTTGGGGGTTCTTTTACCTCATTCAACTGAAAACCGCGATATAAAGAAAACCAGACTTTATTAAACGCTGCCACAAATATCACAATTTTGGAAAATAATAAAGTAAGTCGAGTATCACAAGACTCACTTGATGTCCTCATTTCTTCTAGGAAAATATGACTCATTCTTTCCTTGAACGCCTGCGTAGTCCAGATAGCCCAGTCCTCGTCTTCGACGGGGCGATGGGAACTAACCTGCAAACCCAAAACCTGACTGCTGAAGACTTCGGCGGCCCACAGTATGAAGGTTGTAACGAATACTTAGTCCACACCAAACCCGAAGCAGTCGCTAAGGTTCACCGTGACTTTCTTGCTGCTGGTGCAGATGTGATTGAAACCGATACCTTTGGTAGTACGTCCTTGGTGCTGGCAGAATATGACTTGGCAGACCAAGCGTATTACCTCAGCAAGACAGCCGCAGAATTGGCGAAGCGTGTGGCTGCGGAATTTTCTACGCCAGAAAAACCCCGGTTTGTGGCAGGTTCCATCGGCCCGACAACAAAACTCCCTACCTTGGGACATATTGACTTTGACACCATGAAAGCTACTTTTGCCGAACAAGCAGAGGCGCTGTGGGATGGTGGTGTTGATTTATTTCTGGTGGAAACTTGCCAAGATGTGCTGCAAATTAAGGCGGCGCTGAATGGAATTGAAGAAGTGTTTGCCAAAAAAGGCGATCGCCGCCCGTTGATGGTTTCTGTGACAATGGAAAGCATGGGCACAATGTTGGTAGGTTCAGAAATCAGTGCTGTGCTGACAATTCTGGAACCTTACCCAATTGATATTCTTGGTCTAAACTGCGCCACAGGCCCAGACTTGATGAAACCAC contains:
- a CDS encoding ABC transporter ATP-binding protein; translation: MNLVWTTSRSLTILLASLTLVAGLLPAAISYISKLIVDAVVFASQVNSQNNGFVNIYPSLFYVGLEAIAVILLAGGQRGILICQSLLRALMGQRVNVLILEKALTLDLRQFEDSEFYDKLTNARREASVRPLSLVNRTFGLVQNALSLITYGILLVNFSVWAVVVLILAAMPVFIAETKFAGEGFRLFSWRAAETRQQHYLENLLAREDFVTEVKLYQLGEMLLGRYRNLFHQLYGEDRDLTLRRGFWGYLLGLVSTGAFYLAYAWIVLETVQGKISLGDMTMYLTVFRQGQSTFSNALTSIGGMYEDNLYLSNLYDFLEEEVPKSWGKATIGLNPQDGIRFENVSFTYPGSSKPALTNISLHLKPKEKLAIVGENGSGKTTLIKLLTRLYTPDSGRIFLDGLDLQEWDVDVLRRRIGVIFQNFVRYQFTVGENIGVGDVEHLENKNRWQTAAEKGMAQSFIDQLPQSFQTQLGRWFKGGQELSGGQWQKIALSRAFMRSQADILVLDEPTSAIDAQAEFEIFNHFRAITQNQMVLLISHRFSTVRMADKIVVIENGEVIEQGTHEELLQLKGRYAKLFLLQAAGYQ